The genomic stretch aaaaataataataataataatacatgtttcatTGCAAATTATATTAGGTCCATAATCATAAGTTAAGATCGAATGACAtacatttcttttattcttatttcattgtatgtttgcttttgtttaatCGTATCATACTGATAAACTGCACCTGCTTCTGTGACCGCCTGGACTTTGGTCATAGTCTTTGGCGCTAACCTATTAAAATTCAaagagtttatatatatatatatatatatacataaatatatatatatatatatatatatatatatatatatatacacactaccattcaaaagtttggggtcagtaagacttgtaatagtctttaaagaagtctcttatgctcatcaaggctgcatttatttgattaaaaatatagaaaaaaaaacagtaatattgcaaaatgtttttacaatataaaataatgtttttttattttaacatactttaaaatagaatttattcctgtgatgaaaagctgaattttttatcagctgttactccagtcttaagtgtcacatgatccttcagaaatcgttctaatatgcggatttattattagaataatcaatgttggataatatcaacagttgtgctgccaaatattttttggaacctgtgatttttttttttttttttttttttttttttttttttcaggattctttcatgaataacaagtttaaaaagtacagtgtttattcaaaatataaatattttataacaatctaaattatttattattaacttttaataaacttttaattattaacttaatacatccttggtgaataaaagtattaatttcttaaaaaaaaaaaaaaagaaaaaaaaaaaagaaacaataaaaatgtactgacccccaacttttgaacggtagtgtatataaaactGTTGTTGGATACCCTTAACCTAGGCCTAAAACCAGTTTGGTGTTTCTTCagcaaatgtttctttagaaaaggAACATGTCCTAATTGTATTTACCGTCTTAAAGTGACAgaaggaaaagaaaacaaaaaaaacctgtatgcctttcttttttatgcaatataaaatacaatattttgaagattgttggtaaccaaacagttctGGTGACCACTGACtttcatgtatatataaacacatgcacacactgagacatttttcaaaatatcttcttgttggtttcatttttggatgaacttattttattattctaaaaCACCAGTTTCAGCAGGTGAAAACCATGGCCGCTCCGTTCAGATCACTCGTGGAAGATTATGGGAGATACCTCAAATCATTTGAGCTTTTTCTGGAGCGCTCATCAGAGCACCAGTGCATGCAGGACTTCATTCATAATACACTTCCAGACATACTGGCAAGGTGCTTTATCGTTCTTGAtgaatgtcatattttattcatttagcctGTCCTAGATTTGTAATACAGAGTGTGCCAGCAGATTTAACAATGACaagatattataatattatcttGCCTTtattatgttctctctctcacaGCATTGGAGGGGGGAGATCTGTTTTCAATGTAATGGGAGTGGGGAGTGGAGGAGGTATACTTTTCATAACGACTGAATTATTAACATTTCTGTTTATATCATCATTTCATACAGTATATCAGATTTTAATACCTAACAGAGTTCTCACTTGTCCATATTCATCTAATTTCCAGGCAAGATTGATCTAGAGATGCTAGCTCAGCTACGCCTAAAACATCCACATGTTAAAGTCGACAATGAAGTGGTGGAACCAAGCGTCGACATGCTGCACAAATACAAGGGTACCAATCATGTTATTGATACTCATTTAGGCTAACCATATACAGTTTTACTAATTCTACCAATAAATGGCTacatatgctgtttttctttcttttatactTTCTTTTGTAGTACGGGTGTCAACAACTCCAGATCTTGATCATATTAACTTTAAGTGGAATAAGATGACGGCTTCTGAATTTGAAAAACACTGGCAAGAGAAAAACCCTGGGAAAAAGATGGACTTCATTCACATGATACAGGTTTTGAgatgttacatttacattatattaatttttttagcaGGCACTTTTATTCAAAGCAGCTTACAGttggggaatacatcaagcgattcatcttaaaggagaagttcacttccagaacatgtacagataatttattcatccccttgtcatctaggatgttcatgtctttctttctgcagtcataaagaaattgttttttagggaaaacatttcaggaattatctccatataatggacttcagtggtgcccccaagtttgaacttccaaagggcagtttaaatgcagcttcaaagggctctaaacgaccccagccaaggaagaagcatcttatctagtgaaatgttcagtcattatttaaacgaattgacaatttatatactttttaacttcaaacagtgaatgtgcaaagaagatcaaatgccttTACAAAAGAAGGTGATGTAGgattattttgaagttggagaagaaaacgagatgggatttttttcaacatatcctaactgtattgacccagattgaCCCAGAGTTTGCAAAACGAGCGAGGGGTTgactgaggttaaaaagtataaaattgacaatttgtttagaaaatgtcagatcgtttcgttagataagaccctttttccttggctgggatcattggaagccctttgaggctgcatttaaactgcattttggaaattcaaatttagggcaccattgaagtccaccatatggagagaaatcctgaaatgttttccttaataaaaaacataatttcttattgcaTTGTTCAAGCTAGACTGGGGATTGAGTAAGGAGTagcaaaggttttttttgtttgtttgtttaggaaGAAGTTAAATGGTGACGAAAGAGATGAGTTTTCCGCTGTCGCTTGAAAATTGTCAGGGAATCAGCATTCCGGATAAGGGTGGGATGGTCATTCCACCAACCAGGAACAGTGAACGTAAAAGTTCTGGAGAGTGATTTCGTGCCTTTCTGTGATGGTACCCCAAGGCATCGCTCACTTGTAGATCTCAGACTTCTGGAGGGAATGTAGATTAGTAATAATGAATAGAAGTAGATGGGTACTGGGCCTGTGACTGTTCTATATGCAAGCATCAATGTCTTCAACTTCGGAGTGGTAGGGAAGACTAAAAGCTCAGTCTTTGCCAGATTGAGTTGTAAGTGATGTTCTTTCATACATGCTGCGATGTCCGCCAAGCAGCCTGAGATCGGTGCGTGCAGCTGCTGTTGGCCCATCTGGTTGAAATGAGCCTGTATGCTGGGTCCCAGCGATGTAGTGTATGTGGAGAAAAGGAGAGCtccaagaactgatccctgaggaaccccagtgACCAGCTGATGTGCTTTGGATACCTCCCCCCCCCGGGCCACCCTGAAAGACCTGTCAGTGAGATAGGATTCAAACCAGCGAAGTGGAATCCCTGTGATGCCCAGCGACAAAGGATGGACAGCAGGATCTGATGATTCACAGTGTGAAAAGTGGCAGATAGATCCAGGAGAATAAGAACTGATGATTTGGAATCAGCTTTTGCAATCCACAAGACTTCAGTGACTGACAGTAGTGCAGTCTCAGTCGAATGGCCGCTCCTAAAACCTGACTGGTGTCCAGTTGGTTATTCTGTGAAAGAAATAATGGTACCTGGTTGAAAACAACTTGTTCGAAGGTTTTCGCTATGAACATAAGGAGAGAGACAGGTCTGTAGCTATCTAGAAGTGAAGTGTTTAATgtaggttttttgagcagtggggTTACCCGAGCCTGCTTAAATGCATGTGAGGAGAGATGTGTTGATGATATGTGTGAGTGCTGGTGTGTGAGGGAATAGGGTCTAGAGGGCATGTTGTGGGATGGGTAGAGAGAAGGAGTTTTGATACTTCTGTCCCAGTGAGGGGACAGAAGGAGAAGAGGGAAGTTTTAGCAGTGGATGTGGTTGGTTTGAGTTCCTGTGTGTGTGGAGCTCAAAACTGACTACTGATTGTTCTAGTTTTGTCTGTGAAGAATGTGGCAAAATCATCAGCTGTTGAAGAGGTGGTAGGAGGAGGGGGTGGAGGGGACACAAATAGaaattttaactttaacttgACAAGGAAACTTGACAGTAAACATACGAAAtctagttaaaatattttaatttagaatgaaacaatgaataaaataaaaaaaatgataaaacatgaaacttttatttcgaacaaatattattcatttggcatttctatttctattaatTAACTTAAATTGATATTATTCAGTCAATAAAAGTGATGTTATTGACGTCTGCAGGTCGaatatgttttgttgtgtttgtagaATATTAATATCAATCTGTTTAACAGATGCTGTACTATGTCAAAGATCCAGAGGCTACTGTCACATTTTTTCGGAGTCTTCTGCACAAAGATGGGAAACTCTTAATCATTCTAGTGTCAGGTACAGTAAATGCTCTGAGTTCAACATTTCTCCAAAGTGCATGACCTAAATAATGTAGCATTCACGTAACTATAACTTTTGCTTATGTGCACACAGGTTAGCTCAGCTATCCTAACCTTTGTAGGGCACTACAGTggcttcaaaattaaaaactgtttctgttctgttcaaGGAAAAAATGACCTCAGTTCTGCTTTTACATACTGTAGGTGAGAGTGGATGGGGAAAATTATGGACAACCTTTAAAACACAACTCTGTAATACAGAGATCAGCCAGTGTGTTACTACAGGAGATATAAAGACCTTCCTAGATACTGAGGGCATCCCCTACCGGAACTATGAGCTTCTGTCCCAGATGGACATCACAGAGTGCTTCACTGAGGGAGACCAAGTGGGAGAACTGCTGCTGGATTTCCTTACCGAGGTCATGGAGTTCAGTAAGAATGCTCCTGAAGATCTGAAGAAAGGAGTACTGGACATACTGAGACATCCTGAATGCAGTAAAGAGGTGGATGGCAGGATCATATTCAACAACAACTTGGGAGTCTTAGTGGTTGAGCCGTAGCTCCAAGACTCCTTTATACCTCACCTCCACAAGAATATACATTGGTTCTCAACCATCACTGTCCACTTTTGTCAATAATATTAAAAGGATTAGGAATTTTATCTTCACAATTTCtagattttaactttaaaaactaGACTTGATGTGTATGTCTAGACTAGATGTGTATTCATTAATACACAGAGTTGtacgtttttattaatatctatatttttagaaatgttgtttctgcattttttccaACAGAGAGAGTAAGAAATGTGGCTTATCGTACcaattgcatatattttaatgcattcatttaaGAGCCTTAAACTACTGTCACCTCATTCAAGGTAATTGCTGTTCTAaagaatgtattattataacaCAATGATGTTGTTATGGGTGAACAAACAGGAAAAGGAAGACTGTAGAGAACAATCCACAGTTTAGATTGCATCAACAtcaaacaaaactgttttaatgaaCGCCTGTGTAAGTGACGGGTCATAAAACTCCAGAATGAGTAACTCTGTATGTACTTTGTGAAACTTGTCCCACCAGCAAAGTACAACTTTTGTATGTTGACTTATTAACTCACAGGGTCACATAGTTGATGTTAGTACAACAGTCTTTATGATGAAAGTGATGAGATTGTATTGTTTGGCGACTAGTTGTGTTGTTGTGACCTTGTACCTCATTTAGGTTTGGAGAGATGTTGAATGCCTAACCAGACTGGACAAAGGTTGTATAGATATACATTTCAAGGTTAAAAATACTTGAAACTACTTCcagttttatttgattattaagtGTAGAGGGCTTGTTAAAATAGCACTGCTTTCCCTTTGTGTTTACTTGCAGTATTATTAAGTAAGTTTTATATTGTCTTGTGTCATCAACATTTCTGTATATCTGTCCAACATGACAATAAAACATCTCATTAATCTGACATGAACAGAAGCTTGAGTGTCTTTTGAGCCATATATTGCACCAAACATCCTTCAGAAAACTTAACTGCACATTGAAAGTCATTTGTGTCTCTGAAAGGACATCCAGAGTTGGTATAATGAAGCAGCTTAATGAAATTCAGCCATGCTATTATACAAAAGGAGTAAGTTAAGACAAGCGCCTGTcttgaaaatgtcaaaatctgACAGTACAGCACTGAATCTGGAGGACTCAGAAAGTTCAGTTTCAGACAGTGAGTTCCAGCTCACACCTTTATCAACTGTAAGGCTCAGTCAGAGAATTATACATGGCTGTCTGACCTTTattgtttgttcgttcatttacaaaaagataAATGGTAATATCATCCTACTAACATTACCaacatgtaatataaaaattgatcaaaaccATTTGAAATAACgttattttcttcttcaatCGTTAATGGCGGTAAAAGGTGCATTTCCGCCAACTACTTGACTGGAACTGGATGGCGCACATAAGAGCAATGGCAATTAAAATTGCGTAAATCGTGTTGGTTTTTCACTTAAACCTACCAGAGCACTTGGAAAACGAATCGCGATTCAAGTGGATTATTTGCAGTCATATATGGACATGGTGTACAACAAAACGCATTTTTGTGCTCCTCCTTCTCCTCAGAAGAAAAACGTCATGTGGCCTAGAACAACTTGATTGTGAGTAAATTGCTTTATTactaaaatacttttactaaaatacttactaattactaaataaaatactattttaacataaaacacaaattgGTACCTTCTGTGTTCTGTGTTGGACTTACCATTCTCCAGACCACAACGTTATTTTAAGCTAATTCATTAGGTTCTCTggtaatatacatttataattaagaCAGTGTACTGCAGCATTAATTTTTGCATGCAGCTTTGATAGTTTCTGCAGCTTGCCCTTCTCTGAACAGGACTGCAGAAGGAAAGCACTTTGCATTTTAAGTGACAATGTCCTGTGGGCCACACTGCAACTATACATCATGTCTCCATCTACCAGTAAGGTTTGCATAATTTAAGTAACTTCctgttataataacaatataaagttCATTCTGTAGTGCAAATTATAGTACCTGCAAGCTCCAATAATGCCTCCTCAGTGCATAGGCGGAATAACTATATGGGCAATTGGGCAAGTGCCCAGGGGCACCAGGTccagggggggggggggggcaccacacaaataaatgttctcCGGTAAGACAAGCAATGTATTCTCAAATGTCTATCTAGCCATGCCGTATACCCTTTCGTCAGAACGTACTaggttttgcatttttttccctcctgCGTGAATCAGTGGATGCACGATATATCGCCGGATGTACGCTTATATATTACTCAAACAGATTCCTGGAACATGCTGTGCAGTGACAAGCAATTTGCTTCTGCAACTGAATTGAAACGTCAGCCTTGCGCTTTCATGTAGTTTGCAGTCGTTGGCAATCAAGAAAGGGTCGGAGTGTTAACAAGTGAGTTTGtaagtttaattttcagttcAAATCCTTACAAAACTATGTAGCTATATACAGTTCTTAACAAATTTGTTAGACCACCCATTACAAgccaactttttttaaaacaaaaagttgtATTGTCTTTTATTAGGCAAATAACAAATTGAAacaataataactaaaaaagtaataaccaaaccaggggtgtaacgatacacaTAGTCCTCTCCCATCCCCAAAGAAAAACCACACTTCTCCAATAGGGCTGTGAAGGTGAGGGAGTTCGTtagagttttccctcttttcctcgctTTTGTTTGgctttaaatactaataatacctTGTAAATGCctgtgcgcattttactttcactttcaaattagcggcaattcggcgtcaattgATTAAATTGAcaacaaaattgaaaattctgtcattacttactcaccctcatgtcattcccaATCTCGTAAGACCGTTGTTCATAAGACcttcggagcacaaattaagatatttttgatgaaatctgagagctttctgaccctgcatagacagcaatacagCTGAACATTCCAGgatccagaaaggtagtaagaacatggTATTCTTAGGAATACACGGCAGAGACTGACACcaagaagaaattgttatttttattttctttgcccACAAAAAgaattctcatagcttcataaatgtttgatgtcacatggactattctaacattgtccttactacctttgtgGTCCTTGAaggtggtagttgcgttgctgtctgtgcaggatcagaaagctctcggattttatccgaaatatcttaatttgtgttctgaagatgaagagatgagggagagtaattaatgacaggtttaatttttggctaaactatcACTTTATGTTTGCCAAGTGGCATAGATGAATAGTGCACCATCGTGAAATCGATCTGTTTTTGACcgatatttaaatttattttcatgtatCTGTTAAACGTGACTAATAGGTGTTGTACACAGTACATGTGCAAAAGAAAATAGACATTTGAAGGAATATGCTAGTCTAAAAGCAGTAAAACAGTCGTATAAACCACCATCTGGCTGTACTGGTGCTGCAGAAACTTTGTAATATTGTAGAGTCTAATGTGAAGATACAAGTAAATAGAAAACAGACTAATTTTAGTGCATTTAATGTGCCATGACCTGTTTatctttttctttgtctttagTCTGGAAAGTTCTGCAGTGGTTTGTTTTCATATTGCAGCCGAATGTTGACAGTGATCAAGTCTTCACAGAAGTGCAGGGGTCATTCTGCCGGCAGGGGCTAAACACTTCAGCTCTGAGGTACGGATGAACGAGCACAGTTGCTCTGGAATGAGTGGAGTGTAACTTGTCCATATGTTTGCATATGGCAGTAGACTGCTAGACGTGATTATGAGGTtagccagcaggtggcgctgcAGTTTTTCCAAACGTTAAACAGACACGATTTCTCCAAGTGAGGCCAAGCGTTCATGCTGAGCATGGTGTTCATGCCCCATTTGTAGTCGGTATACAAGGGTAAACATGGGAGGAGGCTCATTGTGATCTCACGCCTTCAAAACCACAGACGCATTAGTAGAAATTATGTGAAGAATTAGACAGTCATTTTCCAATTGAGCAACACCTGCTACTAGTTTAGCCGAGTTTCCCCAATGCTGCACGGATTGAATCAGAGTAATGAACACAATATCCTAACTGAAAAC from Labeo rohita strain BAU-BD-2019 chromosome 9, IGBB_LRoh.1.0, whole genome shotgun sequence encodes the following:
- the hnmt gene encoding histamine N-methyltransferase, which translates into the protein MAAPFRSLVEDYGRYLKSFELFLERSSEHQCMQDFIHNTLPDILASIGGGRSVFNVMGVGSGGGKIDLEMLAQLRLKHPHVKVDNEVVEPSVDMLHKYKVRVSTTPDLDHINFKWNKMTASEFEKHWQEKNPGKKMDFIHMIQMLYYVKDPEATVTFFRSLLHKDGKLLIILVSGESGWGKLWTTFKTQLCNTEISQCVTTGDIKTFLDTEGIPYRNYELLSQMDITECFTEGDQVGELLLDFLTEVMEFSKNAPEDLKKGVLDILRHPECSKEVDGRIIFNNNLGVLVVEP